The sequence CTGATTGAGTACCGGGAACGCGTGCCAAGCAACGGGTTACGTCCTCACGCCACCGGGCTGGGGACGTAACCCGTGCCGCGTCAGTGCTCGCCCACCGTGGCCGTGGGAACGTCGCGGGTGGGCGGCGGATGCCCACGGGGCTCCCGCACGAGGGTGATCGTGCGGGCGTCGCGGCAGGCCGCCGGCTCACGCACGAGGGTGGGCCTGCCGGTACGCGGACCGCAGCCGCTCGACCGACACGTGCGTGTAGATCTGGGTGCTGGCCAGCGAGGAGTGACCGAGGAGCTCCTGCACCGTCCGCAGGTCCGCGCCGCCCTCCAACAGGTGGGTCGCCGCCGTGTGCCGAAGCCCGTGCGGGCTGGTCCGGGGTAGGCCCGCCGCCGTCGTGTACCGGCCGACGATCCCCCGCGCCGTGGTCGGGTTGAGCCGGCCGCCCCGCGCCCCGAGCAGCAGCGCGTTCGCCGACTGGGCGCCGACCAGCCGGGGGCGGCCGTGGCGGAGCCACGCGTCGAGCGTCCGCTGCGCCGGGACCCCGTACGGCACGCTGCGTTCCCGGCCCCCTTTGCCGAACACCCGGAGCACCCGCCGGCCCGGGTCCACGTCCGCGACGTTCAGGCCGCACGCCTCACTGACCCGGACCCCGGTCGCGTACAGCAGCTCCAGCAGCAACTGGTCCCGCAGCCGCACCGGGTCGGCGGCACCAGGCGGGACGTCATCGGTCGGCTGACCCCGGGGCGCCGCGTGCGCCGTCTCCAACAGGGCGGCTGCCTGATCGACCGGGAGTACGGCGGGGAGTTCCCGGTGGGCGCGGGGACTGGCCAGGCCGGCGGCCACGTCGACCGGTAGTCGGCCGTCGCGGTGCGCCCAGGCGCTGAAGGTGCGGGCCGCGGCGGATCGCCGAGCCAACGTGGACCGGGCGGCTCCCGTCGTTCGCTGCCGGGCAAGCCAGCTGCGGATCTGTGCCAGCGTGAGGTCCGCGGGAGTCCGGGCTCCCGCCCGTACGGCGTGGTCGAGCAGACTGATGACATCGGCGACGTACGCCCGGACGGTGTGAGTGGAGCGGTTCTGGACCTGGGCTAGGTGGTTCGCGAAGTCATCCGCCGCCTCGCATAGCGGCGCAGGGAGCGCTGCGTGTAGAGCCCGGGTCGCTTCGCCCCGCTTCACTGGCTGGCCCCGTACCAGCTGGCGAGCCGGCCGAACGGTCCGACCGTGAGCTGTTTGTCGGCGTGCACCCGTTCAGCCTACGGCGGCCCCTGCGGCCCCTGCGGTCGCCGCTGGGCGTTGGCGGTCGCGGCGTCCGTCGGCGTTCGGGTGGTGGGTCTCGCGGGCGAGAGCGCGTACCCGTCGCCGCGTCGGTTGACCAGGCCCAACTCCTCGAGGAGAGCCAGCTTGCGCAGCGCTGTGCGGGCCACGACCCCGGACCGGGCGGCGATGTCGTCGACTCCGTGTACGCCTCGCCGGGGCAGCGCCTCCAACACCATGGTGGCCTCGTCATCGAGCTGGTCTCGTACCCGCGCGGGCCCGCGGACCGGCGGTGCCAGGTCTCCGCCGATGCGACCCACCTCCTCGAGCACCTGTGCGGGGGATACGACCAGCCGGGCTTCCGGGTACTGCCGAAGCAGCTCGTGCGCCCCGACGGACATGGTGGAGGTGACCGGGCCGGGCACCACCATCGCCGGCCGGGCCATTGCCAGGGCCCGGTGCATCGTCTGGGTCGCTCCGCTGCGGGCGGCGGCCTCGACCAGCACGCTGCCCCGGGTCGCCGCGGCGATCACCCGGTTACGGATCAGGAACCGGGGCCGCAGCGGATCCGCCCCCGGTATCCACTCGCTGACCAGCAGCCCGGTGTCGGCGATTCGGTCGAAGAGGGCGGCGTTGCCCATCGGGTACGGCCGATCCAGGCCGCAGGCGAGCACGGAGACGGTCAGCCCGCCGGCGGTCAGCGCCCCCCGGTGCGCCGCGGCGTCGATACCGAATGCCCCGCCCGAGACCACCGTCCAACCCCGTTCGGCCAGCCCGTACGCCAGCTCGGTGCCGACGTGGACGCCGTACCCGGTTGCGGCTCGGGCGCCCACCAGCGCGACCGAACGGTCCAGCGTCTCGGCCAGGGGGTGTCCACCCCGCACCCAGAAGCAGAGCGGTGGGGCGGTCTCTCGGTCAACCCGACGGGTCGAACCCCCTAGGACGAGGCGGTGTAGGTCGGCGACGGGACGTGGCCACTCGTCGTCGGTCGGCG comes from Salinispora tropica CNB-440 and encodes:
- a CDS encoding DNA-processing protein DprA; translation: MTAGDEAGADSGSAASPEWADMRHPTSEPSVTALDADRLARVALTWIAEPGNRSVFRLVQQYGAAGALALLREGGTPDDSLRKTVAARLSAGDPLAVAAEAMERADRLGARLVTPTDDEWPRPVADLHRLVLGGSTRRVDRETAPPLCFWVRGGHPLAETLDRSVALVGARAATGYGVHVGTELAYGLAERGWTVVSGGAFGIDAAAHRGALTAGGLTVSVLACGLDRPYPMGNAALFDRIADTGLLVSEWIPGADPLRPRFLIRNRVIAAATRGSVLVEAAARSGATQTMHRALAMARPAMVVPGPVTSTMSVGAHELLRQYPEARLVVSPAQVLEEVGRIGGDLAPPVRGPARVRDQLDDEATMVLEALPRRGVHGVDDIAARSGVVARTALRKLALLEELGLVNRRGDGYALSPARPTTRTPTDAATANAQRRPQGPQGPP
- a CDS encoding tyrosine recombinase XerC, whose amino-acid sequence is MKRGEATRALHAALPAPLCEAADDFANHLAQVQNRSTHTVRAYVADVISLLDHAVRAGARTPADLTLAQIRSWLARQRTTGAARSTLARRSAAARTFSAWAHRDGRLPVDVAAGLASPRAHRELPAVLPVDQAAALLETAHAAPRGQPTDDVPPGAADPVRLRDQLLLELLYATGVRVSEACGLNVADVDPGRRVLRVFGKGGRERSVPYGVPAQRTLDAWLRHGRPRLVGAQSANALLLGARGGRLNPTTARGIVGRYTTAAGLPRTSPHGLRHTAATHLLEGGADLRTVQELLGHSSLASTQIYTHVSVERLRSAYRQAHPRA